In Thermodesulfobacteriota bacterium, one genomic interval encodes:
- a CDS encoding sulfotransferase family 2 domain-containing protein, translating to MSARADKTVYLHLGTYKTATTFLQEVLWHTFADPRGDVYYPRSGAYGTAHHYLATDFFPGWTSGVSWAEYERAWDRLLEEIVASTATAVIISSEMLCSLAPDQIVYIRDRLRDYPVRAILYLRRQDQYISSLAEQMVKGCNGRPEYYSDLDNAVRFVCDSKQFDYESICTLWSDALGRGNLVVRPFEREQFHGGDILTDFFYHLLNRPVPAGVVLPEGNLNPRLCRDALAFKELVNRLPMDRETRNAVLPFLFAYSRETDAGTQSDFQEHVLLSPSRRMEILRRCADGNARIARTWLDREDGVLFREAAPKEAEAWMPYPGIRRKTLEAMVSLLCEKEPLLLDSLTRAAFRTDRPDRELRKLVAALMNHRFTGYVLERLKARVNIRRPVMSIVPIAWVTPGVARLMGRLVMKAAKDSPPTDPAPDGSRELVPALFLHIRKTAGTSIVRQAMEHYGYENVCHHGDYMGRAPGDLKRLSFISGHFGFDYAWELMPGRFSFTFLRKPMERIVSLYYFCRTRDPEEFPIYKAAAAHDLEGFLRAAETDDLVRSYIRDSQVWCLASGPGFGELADRRVAPERLFEKARMNMERLSFVGFTETFEADARLIMRALKMGPVDHIRRDNVTSEKVAVGDLPAGVIGLLEDLTRWDRKLYDAAWRRRQELLESGDVIASNHG from the coding sequence ATGAGCGCACGCGCGGATAAGACCGTTTACCTTCACCTGGGGACGTACAAAACGGCCACCACTTTTCTTCAGGAGGTGCTGTGGCACACCTTCGCGGATCCCCGCGGCGATGTCTATTACCCGCGGTCCGGGGCGTACGGTACCGCGCATCATTATCTGGCCACGGATTTTTTCCCCGGCTGGACCAGCGGAGTTTCCTGGGCGGAATATGAGCGGGCCTGGGACCGGCTGCTGGAGGAGATCGTCGCCAGCACTGCCACCGCCGTCATCATCAGCTCGGAAATGCTCTGCTCCCTGGCGCCGGACCAGATCGTCTATATCCGCGACCGGTTGCGGGATTATCCGGTGCGGGCCATCCTTTATCTGCGGCGCCAGGACCAGTATATCTCCTCTCTGGCCGAACAGATGGTCAAGGGATGCAACGGCCGACCGGAGTATTACAGCGACCTTGACAATGCCGTCCGCTTCGTCTGTGATTCAAAGCAGTTTGACTATGAGTCCATCTGCACCCTGTGGTCGGATGCCCTCGGTCGGGGAAACCTGGTGGTGCGGCCCTTTGAACGGGAGCAGTTTCACGGCGGGGATATCCTGACGGATTTTTTTTACCACCTGCTCAACCGGCCGGTTCCCGCCGGCGTCGTGCTGCCGGAGGGCAACCTGAACCCGCGGCTTTGCCGGGACGCTCTGGCCTTCAAGGAACTGGTCAACCGTCTGCCCATGGACCGGGAAACCAGAAACGCCGTCCTGCCTTTTCTTTTTGCGTATTCCCGGGAAACGGATGCCGGCACGCAGAGCGATTTTCAGGAACACGTGCTGCTGTCACCTTCCCGGCGGATGGAAATCCTGCGGCGGTGCGCCGACGGCAATGCCCGTATCGCCCGAACCTGGCTCGACCGGGAAGACGGGGTTCTGTTCCGGGAGGCGGCACCGAAGGAGGCTGAGGCATGGATGCCTTACCCCGGTATCCGCCGTAAAACCCTGGAGGCCATGGTATCGTTGTTGTGCGAGAAGGAACCGCTCCTTCTGGACTCCCTGACCCGGGCGGCTTTCCGGACCGACCGGCCCGACCGCGAACTGCGGAAACTGGTCGCGGCGCTGATGAACCATCGGTTCACCGGGTATGTCCTGGAGCGGCTCAAGGCCCGGGTGAACATCCGGCGTCCGGTGATGTCCATCGTCCCCATTGCCTGGGTCACGCCGGGTGTCGCCCGGCTGATGGGGCGGTTGGTGATGAAAGCGGCAAAGGATTCGCCACCGACCGATCCGGCTCCGGACGGGAGCAGGGAACTTGTGCCGGCCTTGTTTCTTCACATCCGTAAGACGGCGGGGACATCAATCGTGCGGCAGGCCATGGAACATTATGGTTATGAAAATGTCTGCCATCACGGTGATTACATGGGCCGGGCGCCGGGGGATTTGAAGAGACTGTCTTTTATTTCCGGTCATTTCGGCTTTGATTACGCTTGGGAGCTCATGCCCGGCCGCTTCTCGTTCACGTTTTTGAGAAAGCCCATGGAACGGATTGTTTCGCTTTACTATTTCTGCCGGACCCGGGACCCCGAGGAATTCCCCATTTACAAAGCCGCGGCGGCGCATGATCTGGAGGGCTTTCTGCGGGCAGCCGAAACCGATGACCTGGTCAGAAGCTATATCCGGGACAGCCAGGTCTGGTGCCTGGCTTCCGGACCGGGCTTCGGGGAGCTGGCCGACCGGAGGGTGGCGCCGGAAAGGCTGTTTGAAAAGGCGCGGATGAATATGGAGCGATTGTCCTTTGTCGGTTTTACCGAAACCTTTGAAGCGGACGCCCGGCTGATCATGCGGGCGTTGAAAATGGGTCCGGTGGATCATATCCGAAGGGACAATGTCACCAGTGAGAAAGTTGCTGTTGGCGATCTTCCCGCCGGGGTCATCGGGCTGCTGGAGGATCTGACCCGCTGGGACCGGAAGCTTTATGACGCGGCCTGGCGCCGGCGCCAGGAACTCCTGGAGAGCGGAGACGTTATCGCGTCGAATCATGGTTGA
- a CDS encoding sulfotransferase family 2 domain-containing protein gives MIPVPALFLHIQKTAGTAVVRTVSGYYEKVVSHLDYHGCRPDDLDRTDFVSGHFGYGFARELMPSRYCFTFLRDPVERVLSFYYHCRRSDPGQYPVYRLAREKSLDEFLDLALEQPQVMSYVWNHQTWQLACGWGNRDGRYIVDYDPEQMITDARDHLAEFDYIGFTETLDRDMAVILERLKITLSAGIPRINAGGARPRPEDLPSSTRSRLRRITEMDQMLVDHARSLRRSRGR, from the coding sequence ATGATTCCTGTACCGGCCCTTTTTCTTCATATCCAGAAGACAGCGGGTACAGCCGTTGTCCGGACGGTCAGCGGTTATTACGAAAAGGTTGTCAGCCACCTCGATTATCACGGCTGCCGTCCCGACGACCTGGACCGGACGGATTTTGTCTCCGGACATTTCGGATACGGCTTTGCCCGGGAGCTCATGCCCTCCCGGTACTGCTTTACTTTTTTGCGCGATCCTGTCGAGCGGGTTCTGTCGTTTTATTACCATTGCCGTCGATCCGATCCGGGCCAGTATCCGGTTTACCGCCTGGCCCGGGAAAAATCACTGGATGAATTTCTGGACCTTGCCCTGGAACAGCCGCAGGTCATGTCTTATGTCTGGAATCACCAGACCTGGCAACTGGCCTGCGGCTGGGGCAATCGGGACGGCCGGTACATTGTGGATTACGATCCGGAACAGATGATCACGGATGCCAGGGACCACCTGGCCGAATTTGACTATATCGGTTTTACGGAGACCCTGGACAGGGATATGGCGGTTATTCTGGAGCGGCTGAAGATTACCCTTTCCGCAGGGATTCCCAGAATCAACGCCGGGGGAGCCAGGCCGCGGCCGGAGGATCTGCCGTCATCCACGCGCAGCCGGTTGCGGCGGATTACCGAAATGGATCAGATGCTGGTTGATCATGCCAGATCTCTGCGACGGAGCCGCGGCAGATAG
- a CDS encoding class I SAM-dependent methyltransferase produces the protein MPFNLWPAAGKRNKIPGKRKLRWKSDHVFTIDDVTFIVETGDPLYAATSSAQGFVIGKSRRQLETLMGLNFDRPVKRVLDLGIYQGGSVMFYHKLFAPEKIVAIDLNKEPVAPLESYIGQKKLGQVIRTYYGVDQADDEAIRKILDGEMGRESIDLVVDDASHFLRESRASFNLLFPRVTPGGYYIIEDWGWAHWHDAYWQENGGPWPEDPPLTNLIFEITMALASSPEWVESIFLLPAYAVIRRGEQENDSGQRFDLSGRYLNRGRQVRLLV, from the coding sequence ATGCCATTCAATTTGTGGCCTGCTGCCGGAAAGCGGAATAAGATCCCCGGCAAAAGAAAGCTGCGCTGGAAAAGCGACCATGTGTTCACCATCGATGACGTGACGTTTATCGTCGAGACGGGTGACCCGTTATACGCGGCGACGTCGTCGGCCCAGGGGTTCGTCATCGGCAAATCCCGCCGGCAACTGGAAACCCTGATGGGGCTGAACTTTGACAGGCCCGTCAAAAGGGTCCTCGACCTGGGCATTTACCAGGGCGGCAGCGTCATGTTTTATCACAAGCTGTTTGCCCCGGAAAAAATCGTTGCCATAGACCTGAACAAGGAACCGGTGGCGCCGCTGGAGTCCTATATCGGACAAAAAAAACTGGGACAGGTTATCCGGACCTATTACGGCGTGGATCAGGCGGATGACGAGGCGATCCGGAAAATCCTTGACGGGGAAATGGGCCGGGAAAGCATTGATCTGGTGGTGGACGATGCCTCGCATTTTCTGCGCGAGAGCCGGGCGTCGTTCAACCTGCTTTTCCCCCGGGTCACCCCCGGCGGGTACTACATTATCGAGGACTGGGGCTGGGCCCACTGGCATGATGCCTACTGGCAGGAAAATGGCGGCCCCTGGCCGGAAGATCCGCCGCTGACCAACCTGATTTTCGAGATCACCATGGCGCTGGCCTCCAGCCCGGAATGGGTTGAATCGATTTTCCTGCTGCCGGCTTACGCCGTTATCCGGCGGGGAGAGCAGGAGAATGATTCCGGGCAACGCTTTGATCTTTCCGGACGATATCTGAACCGGGGCAGGCAGGTCCGGCTGCTGGTCTGA
- a CDS encoding glycoside hydrolase family 99-like domain-containing protein: protein MLNRADHKGSDTETPAKEMNGQAPAAGAPLIQRPPLQQKVINLIKRCLLPFPRLYGLAVGIYLWFSRRFPRITQPPAVIFGPSRQQIAADKGMIQITPTDDGDLETPLRPFQAHYEGPRDFSGQATDIKAIAYHLPQFHATPENDAWWGEGFTEWRNTRKAVPSFPGHYQPREPHDDIGYYDLSDVAVLRRQADMARRHGIYGFCFYHYWFHGQRLLGKPVDLLLNNADLDMPFCLCWANETWSKKWDGKDHHILMKQTFSPEDDLRFIEFLAPYFRDSRYIRVNGRPLLLVYRVSKLPDPLATVSRWRSWCRDNGIGEIHLVAVCHGEVYPHVRLEEIGFDAYAAFPPHSFPCQHIPEDKGLFEGGYRLDYASGVDMFQPSHQGTRIYEGCTLGWDNTARFGTRNVTMYLNFSLEKYYQWLRRVMDYTRASFPPEERLVFINAWNEWAEGAYLEPDRRYGYACLNTTARALYNLPFADFDAAPEGEPDPDSAARYTRDYEWLKYLIESNGEYSLAVVNRFIEDGRVILEFGSAAGYFTRFLKQERGATVDIVELDSRCAGQAAAYARRCCVGDIEQYDWQGAFSGEPYDYILFADVLEHLRDPWRVLQASAGLLKPGGRIIVSVPNIAHAQILASLYNNDFSYADVGIMDRTHLRFFTADTLRQMIEESGLAVCDLVPVRAPVLPRGCGTRWNKTTVPARLRKLLAAKEHAHAIQFVACCRKAE, encoded by the coding sequence ATGTTAAACAGGGCGGATCATAAAGGAAGCGATACCGAAACGCCGGCCAAAGAGATGAACGGGCAGGCGCCCGCGGCCGGGGCACCTCTGATACAGCGTCCGCCGTTGCAGCAGAAGGTGATTAACCTCATCAAGCGCTGTCTGCTTCCTTTCCCCCGGTTATATGGACTGGCGGTCGGGATCTATCTGTGGTTCAGCCGGCGTTTCCCCCGGATTACCCAGCCGCCGGCGGTGATCTTCGGCCCGTCCCGGCAGCAGATTGCCGCCGACAAGGGAATGATCCAGATCACGCCCACCGATGACGGCGATCTGGAGACGCCCCTGCGGCCCTTCCAGGCCCATTACGAAGGTCCCCGGGATTTTTCCGGGCAGGCCACCGACATCAAGGCCATTGCCTATCATCTGCCGCAGTTTCACGCCACCCCTGAAAACGACGCCTGGTGGGGCGAGGGCTTTACCGAGTGGCGCAATACCCGCAAGGCGGTGCCGTCCTTTCCCGGTCATTATCAGCCCCGGGAGCCCCATGACGACATCGGTTATTATGATTTGAGCGACGTCGCCGTTCTCCGCCGTCAGGCGGACATGGCCAGGCGGCACGGGATTTACGGTTTCTGTTTCTACCATTACTGGTTTCACGGCCAACGGCTGCTGGGCAAGCCGGTGGACCTGCTGCTGAACAACGCCGATCTGGATATGCCGTTCTGTCTCTGCTGGGCCAACGAAACCTGGAGCAAGAAGTGGGACGGGAAAGACCATCACATTCTCATGAAGCAGACCTTCTCCCCCGAAGACGACCTGCGCTTCATCGAGTTCCTGGCGCCTTACTTCCGGGATTCCCGGTACATCCGCGTCAACGGCCGGCCCCTGCTGCTGGTCTACCGCGTCAGCAAGCTGCCCGATCCCCTGGCAACCGTCAGCCGCTGGCGGTCCTGGTGCCGGGACAACGGCATCGGGGAGATCCATCTGGTGGCAGTCTGCCACGGCGAGGTGTACCCCCATGTCCGCCTGGAGGAGATCGGGTTTGACGCCTACGCCGCCTTTCCGCCGCACAGTTTCCCCTGCCAGCACATTCCCGAGGACAAGGGGTTGTTCGAGGGCGGATACCGGCTGGACTACGCCTCGGGCGTGGATATGTTCCAGCCGTCCCATCAGGGGACCCGGATATATGAGGGATGCACCCTGGGCTGGGACAACACCGCCCGGTTCGGCACCCGCAACGTGACCATGTACCTGAATTTTTCCCTGGAGAAATACTACCAGTGGCTGCGCCGGGTCATGGACTATACCCGGGCCTCGTTTCCGCCGGAGGAGCGGCTGGTGTTCATCAATGCCTGGAACGAATGGGCCGAAGGGGCCTACCTGGAACCGGACCGACGCTATGGGTACGCTTGCCTGAATACCACCGCCCGGGCCCTTTACAACCTTCCCTTCGCCGACTTTGACGCCGCTCCGGAAGGTGAGCCGGATCCGGATTCGGCCGCCCGTTACACCCGGGATTATGAGTGGCTGAAGTATCTCATCGAAAGCAACGGCGAATACTCCCTGGCCGTGGTCAACCGGTTTATTGAGGACGGCCGGGTGATCCTGGAGTTCGGTTCCGCGGCCGGATACTTCACGCGTTTTTTAAAGCAGGAGCGAGGCGCCACGGTGGACATCGTCGAGCTGGACAGCCGTTGCGCCGGCCAGGCGGCCGCCTATGCCCGCCGCTGCTGCGTCGGTGATATCGAACAGTATGACTGGCAGGGGGCCTTCTCCGGGGAACCATACGATTATATTCTTTTCGCCGACGTGCTGGAGCACCTCCGCGACCCCTGGCGCGTGCTGCAGGCGTCCGCGGGGCTGCTCAAACCCGGCGGCCGGATCATCGTTTCGGTGCCGAACATCGCCCATGCCCAGATCCTGGCGAGTTTATACAATAACGATTTTTCCTACGCCGATGTCGGCATCATGGACAGGACGCACCTGCGGTTTTTTACCGCGGATACCCTCCGCCAGATGATCGAGGAGTCCGGCCTGGCGGTCTGCGATCTGGTGCCGGTGCGGGCGCCGGTCCTGCCCCGGGGCTGCGGAACGCGGTGGAACAAAACAACGGTGCCCGCCAGGCTGCGGAAACTGCTGGCGGCCAAGGAGCACGCCCATGCCATTCAATTTGTGGCCTGCTGCCGGAAAGCGGAATAA
- a CDS encoding ABC transporter ATP-binding protein, producing MKTGADNRVLSVTNVGLFYTRRQGFRKRSRFWALQDVSFDLYAGETLGIIGRNGVGKSTLLKVLAGIIVPDTGKVTVYQPGLRISLLSLGAGFVPFLSGRENAILNGMILGATKREVVARLDDIMAFAELKDFSDEPVNTYSTGMRARLGFSVAYHLNPDVILLDEVMGVGDEAFRNKSTDAMKQRIKSDKTVVLVSHSIPILRELCDRIVWIEDGKSRLEGPGPEVLDAYLETITWPGKRPDWKGPTSRKKEAAAAASTASAAPRDTDGRSTG from the coding sequence ATGAAGACCGGCGCCGATAACCGGGTGTTAAGCGTGACGAATGTCGGTCTGTTTTATACCCGGCGCCAGGGTTTTCGGAAACGGTCGCGGTTCTGGGCGCTTCAGGATGTTTCCTTTGATCTTTACGCCGGCGAGACCCTGGGCATCATCGGCCGGAACGGGGTGGGCAAAAGCACGCTCCTGAAGGTCCTGGCCGGCATCATCGTCCCGGATACCGGGAAAGTGACGGTTTACCAGCCGGGGCTGCGTATCTCCCTGCTTTCCCTGGGAGCCGGTTTTGTGCCGTTTTTAAGCGGCCGGGAGAACGCCATTTTAAACGGGATGATTCTGGGCGCCACCAAGCGGGAAGTGGTCGCGCGCCTGGACGACATCATGGCTTTTGCCGAGCTGAAAGATTTTTCCGATGAACCGGTCAATACCTACTCCACCGGCATGCGGGCGCGGCTGGGGTTTTCCGTGGCCTACCATTTGAACCCCGACGTGATTCTGCTCGACGAGGTGATGGGAGTAGGGGATGAGGCGTTCCGGAACAAATCCACGGACGCCATGAAACAGCGGATCAAATCCGACAAGACCGTGGTGCTGGTTTCTCACAGCATACCGATACTGCGGGAACTCTGCGACCGTATCGTCTGGATCGAGGACGGAAAAAGCCGGCTGGAGGGACCGGGGCCGGAGGTGCTGGACGCTTATCTGGAGACGATCACATGGCCCGGGAAGCGTCCGGACTGGAAAGGGCCGACCTCCCGGAAAAAGGAGGCTGCGGCGGCGGCATCGACGGCATCAGCGGCCCCGCGGGATACGGATGGACGATCAACAGGGTAA
- a CDS encoding ABC transporter permease, which produces MKSGYTLNSNHRDWHYLTDLIIQEARAGLRAEATRGYLGVMWWVIEPVLYMTVFYIAFAHVLGRGDENYVTFLLTGLIMWKWFHATLSIGSNSLVANAGLMNQIYVPKIVFPLTTVAVNTFKFVFILVILLVFLQFTSAVVSRAWLLLPVLMGIQLLLIAAITCLLAAVIPFFPDLKGIFDNVLMMLLFLSGVFYDIGNLPAGMKGYMMLNPMAVMIAMYRKVLLYGTPPDWLPLTGVVLFSAGVLILAVWILRRFDRVYPKIVV; this is translated from the coding sequence ATGAAATCCGGGTATACGCTTAATTCGAATCACAGGGACTGGCACTACCTGACTGACCTGATCATCCAGGAAGCCCGGGCCGGGTTGCGCGCCGAAGCCACCCGGGGATATCTCGGCGTGATGTGGTGGGTCATTGAACCGGTCCTGTACATGACCGTTTTTTACATTGCCTTTGCCCACGTGCTGGGACGGGGGGATGAAAATTATGTGACCTTTCTGCTCACCGGCCTGATCATGTGGAAATGGTTCCATGCCACCCTCAGCATCGGCTCCAACAGCCTGGTGGCCAATGCCGGCCTGATGAACCAGATCTATGTCCCCAAGATCGTCTTTCCCCTGACCACTGTCGCCGTCAACACCTTCAAATTTGTTTTCATCCTGGTGATCCTGCTGGTGTTCCTGCAGTTCACGTCCGCCGTTGTGAGCCGGGCCTGGCTCCTGCTGCCGGTTTTAATGGGGATTCAATTGCTGCTGATCGCCGCGATCACCTGCCTGCTGGCGGCCGTCATACCGTTTTTCCCGGACTTGAAAGGCATTTTCGACAATGTGCTGATGATGCTGCTCTTTCTTTCCGGGGTTTTTTATGATATCGGCAATCTGCCCGCCGGCATGAAGGGGTATATGATGCTCAACCCCATGGCCGTAATGATTGCCATGTACCGGAAGGTGCTTCTGTACGGAACGCCGCCGGACTGGCTGCCCCTGACGGGGGTGGTGCTGTTTTCCGCGGGCGTTCTGATTCTGGCGGTCTGGATTCTCCGCCGTTTTGACCGGGTTTACCCCAAAATTGTCGTGTAG
- a CDS encoding CAP domain-containing protein, which produces MLTALLAVCAVGSLLAESDLPTPQDEALLALINQARLNPLETAASLGLDPDKVLADFPELETVLINGLSPLTFNQALAETACAHDWDMLSRNYYSSTSPDGQGYEERIREAGYPAVVSGESLGMIVFANFINPDEAVRLIFEYMFLDELNPDRKEKRNILDPCLMEAGISVQTGKLRVGGGRRNVYVATCDFGAVMPCAQSEFLRLVNQARVNPLGTAEALGLDPVQVLKDFPDWKDMLNQGLPPLTVNLDLQEAAESHAEDMMENGYFSHKSQDGRTFEDRIREAGYEAAESREQLWRACLGDDDEWLKYLDNNDYGRIRDLMGQVFKNMFSYELNPSNKNERNLLNGSVKEIGIGIAYGESAALKGICGDRILLMVLNLGSRSETEADEQ; this is translated from the coding sequence ATGTTAACCGCTCTTCTGGCGGTATGCGCCGTCGGCAGCCTTCTGGCCGAATCCGATCTGCCCACTCCCCAGGATGAGGCTCTGCTGGCCCTGATCAACCAGGCCCGTCTGAATCCGCTGGAAACGGCCGCCTCCCTGGGCCTGGATCCGGACAAGGTTCTGGCGGATTTCCCGGAACTGGAAACGGTTCTGATAAATGGGCTTTCTCCACTGACCTTTAACCAGGCCCTGGCGGAAACCGCCTGCGCCCATGACTGGGACATGCTCTCCCGGAACTACTATTCCAGCACATCTCCTGACGGGCAGGGGTATGAAGAACGGATCCGGGAAGCCGGTTATCCGGCTGTCGTATCGGGTGAATCCCTGGGAATGATCGTTTTTGCCAATTTTATCAATCCAGATGAAGCCGTCCGGCTGATATTCGAGTATATGTTTCTGGATGAGTTGAATCCGGATCGGAAGGAAAAGCGTAATATTCTGGACCCTTGTCTTATGGAAGCGGGCATCAGCGTCCAGACCGGCAAGTTGCGGGTCGGCGGCGGCCGGAGAAATGTTTACGTGGCCACCTGTGATTTCGGGGCGGTCATGCCCTGCGCCCAGTCCGAATTCCTGCGGCTGGTCAATCAGGCCCGGGTCAATCCGCTGGGCACGGCCGAAGCCCTGGGCTTGGATCCGGTTCAGGTGCTGAAGGACTTTCCGGATTGGAAAGATATGTTAAATCAAGGCCTTCCCCCGCTGACCGTCAATCTGGATCTGCAGGAAGCGGCCGAGTCTCATGCCGAAGACATGATGGAAAACGGGTACTTTTCCCATAAATCACAGGATGGCCGGACTTTTGAGGATCGTATCCGCGAAGCCGGATACGAGGCGGCCGAATCCAGAGAACAGCTCTGGCGGGCCTGCCTGGGCGATGATGACGAGTGGCTGAAATACCTGGACAATAATGATTATGGCCGGATCCGGGATTTGATGGGGCAGGTCTTTAAAAACATGTTTTCCTATGAACTGAATCCGTCCAATAAAAATGAAAGAAACTTGTTGAACGGTTCGGTAAAAGAAATAGGCATAGGTATTGCATATGGAGAATCAGCCGCATTGAAGGGGATCTGCGGTGATCGAATTCTTCTCATGGTGCTGAACCTGGGATCAAGAAGCGAAACAGAAGCAGACGAGCAATAA